In Rhodococcus pseudokoreensis, the DNA window CCGCCGGACGTTAACAAGTACTCACGGGTGCCGCAGGCGCCACAGCGGGGAGACGGGGCCGTGACCGGCGCCCAGGTCGTACGACGCCTCCAGGCACTTGGTGACCCACTCCTTGCCGAACGCCACCGCGTCGGGCACGGACCACCCGTGGGCGAGCGCGCTCGCGATGGCGGCCGCGAGGGTGTCGCCGCCGCCGTGGTCGTTGCCGGTGTCGATCCGGGGACTGCTGAACTCGAGGAACCGGTCGCCGTCGAACAGCAGATCGGTGCTCGACGCCGACGTCCGGAGATGCCCGCCCTTCACGATCGACCACTGCGCGCCGAGCGCGTGCAGCGCCTCCGCGGCCCGGCGCGCGGTCGCGTCGTCGATCACCTCGATGCCGGTGATCAACCGGATCTCGTCGAGGTTCGGGGTGACCACCGTGGCGATCGGGATCAGCGTGTTCCGCACGGCGTCCAGCGCCTCGGCGTGCAGGAGCGGATCGCCGTGCATGGACGCGCACACCGGGTCGACGACCAGCGGGACCGGCTGGTCCCGGCCGATCCCGACCTCGGTGCACACGGCGGCGACGGCCTCGATGATGGCCGTCGACGCGAGCATCCCCGTCTTCGCTGCCCCGACCCCGATGTCGTCGACGACGCACCGCACCTGCGCGGCCACCGTCTCCGGCGGAATCTCGTGGAAACCGCTGACGCCCACCGAGTTCTGCACCGTGACCGCGGCGACCGCGACGCATGCGTGGACGCCGCACAGCGCCATCGTCCGCGAGTCCGC includes these proteins:
- the thiD gene encoding bifunctional hydroxymethylpyrimidine kinase/phosphomethylpyrimidine kinase, whose product is MKLLPLTPDGQTPVRVLTIAGTDSGGGAGIQADSRTMALCGVHACVAVAAVTVQNSVGVSGFHEIPPETVAAQVRCVVDDIGVGAAKTGMLASTAIIEAVAAVCTEVGIGRDQPVPLVVDPVCASMHGDPLLHAEALDAVRNTLIPIATVVTPNLDEIRLITGIEVIDDATARRAAEALHALGAQWSIVKGGHLRTSASSTDLLFDGDRFLEFSSPRIDTGNDHGGGDTLAAAIASALAHGWSVPDAVAFGKEWVTKCLEASYDLGAGHGPVSPLWRLRHP